From Myxococcales bacterium, a single genomic window includes:
- a CDS encoding NAD(P)-dependent glycerol-3-phosphate dehydrogenase yields the protein MNEPHVAVIGAGAWGTALGLLFAQKGEAVRLWTWQPEHAESMRRDRENAEFFPGFPLPENVLPTSDYREALEGADLVVLVVPSDAFRETLVRMAPSLPPRAALMSATKGIENDTLMSMSEVVVDVLGPEAKARSTFLSGPSFAKEVAQGFPTNVVVAGSDAELTLAIQRRCATDRFRVYSSDDPIGVEVGGALKNVIAIAAGACDGLGFGHNTRAALITRGLAEIARIAIAKGGNVLTLAGLSGMGDLVLTCTAELSRNRTVGFEMGRGRSLTDVLAGLGHVAEGVKTAKSAYQLAQALDVELPICNEVYRVLYEQKDPRAAVHDVLTRPLKKEWG from the coding sequence GTGAACGAGCCGCACGTCGCAGTCATCGGGGCCGGAGCCTGGGGCACGGCCCTCGGGCTGCTGTTCGCACAAAAAGGCGAGGCCGTCCGGCTCTGGACCTGGCAGCCGGAGCACGCCGAGTCGATGCGACGCGACCGGGAGAACGCGGAGTTTTTTCCTGGCTTCCCGCTGCCCGAAAACGTCCTGCCGACCAGCGACTACCGGGAAGCACTCGAAGGCGCCGACCTCGTGGTCCTGGTCGTGCCGTCGGATGCTTTCCGCGAGACGCTGGTGCGCATGGCGCCGAGTCTGCCGCCGCGCGCGGCGTTGATGAGCGCAACCAAGGGCATCGAGAACGACACGCTGATGTCCATGAGCGAGGTCGTCGTGGACGTGCTCGGTCCCGAGGCCAAGGCGCGCTCGACCTTTCTGTCCGGGCCGAGCTTCGCCAAGGAAGTCGCCCAGGGGTTTCCGACCAACGTCGTCGTTGCGGGTTCCGACGCAGAGCTCACGCTCGCCATTCAAAGGCGCTGCGCGACGGATCGCTTTCGTGTGTACTCGAGCGACGATCCCATCGGTGTCGAGGTCGGCGGGGCGTTGAAGAACGTCATCGCGATTGCAGCTGGCGCCTGTGACGGCCTCGGCTTCGGCCACAACACCCGGGCCGCGCTGATCACCCGGGGCTTGGCCGAGATCGCCCGCATCGCCATCGCAAAGGGTGGGAACGTGCTCACCCTGGCCGGGCTATCCGGCATGGGGGATCTCGTGCTGACCTGCACGGCCGAGCTCAGTCGCAATCGCACCGTGGGGTTCGAGATGGGGCGTGGCCGTTCGCTCACGGACGTGCTCGCCGGGCTCGGGCATGTGGCGGAGGGTGTGAAGACCGCCAAGAGTGCCTACCAGCTGGCGCAGGCGCTCGACGTGGAGTTGCCGATTTGCAACGAGGTCTACCGGGTGCTCTACGAGCAGAAAGATCCGCGCGCCGCGGTGCATGACGTGCTGACTCGTCCCCTGAAGAAAGAGTGGGGTTGA
- the lepB gene encoding signal peptidase I yields MQPSKLPRTLFWAVWFVLVPLALAAATVWLLKPAGAEAAASGLGKLRFIVQDQPVPSGIVLFTLFEMVLYHYRYHLPFASQVGLGGRADVPAELRRAYEQAAHLLDEAERIRDKNRKAIERNVPKSAREDLDESLEALRDTMDQATFDAEAFDTAEERAEKLVERHLGRWRKGELREYAESIGVAVGVALLLRAFVVEAFKIPSGSMLPTLQIQDHIFVNKFSYGPTIPFTKTRVLSRLPPKHGDVMVFEFPDPNPANARQDFIKRVIALPGDVLTVEGGHPALNGWRIPSCLVGAYEFREGDDGGMKHGDLFVEFLGEYSYLTLFEDDRFDGRQGPYKVSPGEVWVMGDNRNNSSDSRAWLGGRGAGVPFANIKGRALFVWMSFGADGNVTWDRLLSNVMGHPRLPKEAPQALVDGISRCLAGRPPVPETTPPPPRP; encoded by the coding sequence GTGCAACCTTCGAAGCTCCCGCGCACCTTGTTCTGGGCCGTCTGGTTCGTCCTGGTACCCCTCGCCCTGGCGGCAGCGACGGTGTGGCTGCTGAAACCAGCCGGGGCAGAGGCCGCGGCGAGCGGCCTGGGCAAGCTGCGCTTCATCGTGCAAGACCAGCCGGTCCCGAGCGGCATCGTGCTGTTCACGCTGTTCGAGATGGTGCTGTACCACTACCGGTACCACCTGCCGTTCGCGTCTCAGGTCGGTCTTGGCGGCAGGGCCGACGTGCCCGCGGAGCTGCGGCGAGCCTACGAACAAGCGGCCCACTTGCTCGACGAGGCCGAGCGCATCCGCGACAAGAACCGCAAGGCAATCGAGCGAAACGTGCCGAAGAGCGCGCGGGAAGACCTCGACGAGAGCCTGGAGGCCCTGCGCGACACGATGGACCAGGCGACGTTCGACGCCGAAGCGTTCGACACCGCTGAGGAGCGCGCCGAGAAGCTGGTCGAACGCCACCTGGGGCGCTGGCGCAAGGGTGAGCTGCGGGAGTACGCGGAGTCGATCGGCGTCGCGGTGGGAGTCGCGCTCCTGCTCAGAGCGTTCGTCGTCGAGGCCTTCAAGATCCCCAGCGGGTCGATGCTGCCGACGCTGCAGATCCAGGATCACATCTTCGTCAACAAGTTCTCCTACGGACCCACCATCCCGTTCACGAAGACCCGGGTGCTCTCCCGACTGCCGCCCAAACACGGCGACGTCATGGTGTTCGAGTTCCCGGACCCGAACCCCGCCAACGCCCGGCAAGACTTCATCAAGCGGGTCATCGCGCTGCCGGGAGATGTGCTCACCGTCGAGGGCGGTCACCCCGCGCTCAACGGGTGGCGCATTCCGAGCTGTCTCGTCGGCGCCTACGAGTTCCGCGAGGGGGACGACGGCGGCATGAAACACGGGGACTTGTTCGTGGAGTTCCTGGGTGAGTACAGCTATCTGACCTTGTTCGAGGACGACCGTTTCGACGGCCGACAGGGTCCGTACAAGGTGTCGCCCGGCGAAGTCTGGGTGATGGGCGACAACCGCAACAACTCGAGCGACTCCCGAGCCTGGCTGGGTGGACGCGGCGCCGGGGTCCCCTTCGCCAACATCAAGGGGCGGGCGCTGTTCGTGTGGATGAGCTTCGGCGCCGACGGAAACGTGACCTGGGACCGCCTCTTGTCGAACGTGATGGGGCATCCACGGCTCCCGAAGGAGGCGCCGCAGGCGCTCGTCGACGGCATTTCCAGGTGCCTGGCCGGACGCCCGCCCGTCCCCGAGACGACACCGCCCCCTCCCCGCCCCTGA